A genomic stretch from Neospora caninum Liverpool complete genome, chromosome III includes:
- a CDS encoding adp-ribosylation factor 4, related, translating to MGLSVSRLWSRLFGKREMRILMVGLDAAGKTTILYKLKLGEVVTTIPTIGFNVETVEYKNISFTVWDVGGQDKIRPLWRHYFSNTHGLIFVIDSNDRDRIEDAREELHRMLNEDELRDAVLLIFANKQDLPNAMTAAEVTDKLHLHSIRHRNWFIQSTCATTGDGLYEGLDWLSRTLAQKNID from the exons ATGGGGTTGAGCGTCAGCCGACTGTGGAGCCGCTTGTTCGGCAAACGCGAGATGCGCATTCTCATGGTCGGACTGGACGCCGCCGGAAAGACCACGATTCTCTACAAACTGAAGTTGGGAGAAGTTGTCACAACGATCCCCACAATTG GCTTCAACGTAGAAACGGTGGAGTACAAGAACATTTCCTTCACCGTGTGGGACGTTGGCGGGCAGGACAAGATCCGCCCTCTGTGGCGTCACTACTTTTCCAACACTCACGGTCTCATCTTCGTCATCGACAGCAACGACAGAGATCGTATTGAAGATG CCCGCGAAGAGTTGCACCGTATGTTGAACGAAGACGAACTGCGAGACGCAGTGCTCCTGATCTTCGCCAACAAGCAGGATCTCCCCAACGCGATGACTGCAGCGGAGGTCACAGACAAGCTTCATCTGCACAGCATCCGACACCGCAACTGGTTCATTCAGTCCACCTGCGCGACCACTGGAGACGGTCTCTACGAGGGACTGGACTGGCTGTCGAGAACGCTCGCACAAAAGAA CATTGATTAG
- a CDS encoding putative cathepsin C2 (TgCPC2), which yields MSPAGHLVATGTAQHGTSVGHSRLPRASFLAALLLVCRALGLPFWTKFVEPVRGDLPAHCLVRHVLGEWEIQEGLWLPCKGELTAAAAQLHDPYCGYGVPDKIDAHDPMTPPNISPSFHLLRTSRFTLHPDFRVDFDDGSTGVWTLVYDEGLHFEVTTPQSRRFFAFFKYEVAPDGRNLAWSYCHTTLVGWWDRVPQGDAVRQSLEPTPPAYDVPELVVPETPADQLLHSLKRGCWWGRKVGEDLSVPTNEVPKERRTPLDVPIWPTSLPPDIQSVAAVVRKSLSTDAPWEPVEDDYIEIRGRKLRSIQEVWENAGNQPLLMSRQHIEGRRATVKASLPLHVLSGVQPFGSPAGSEPPWRTIREFDWSNEEHVALRIGRRRSVVPDAPNQGRCGSCYAISTGTVLTSRLWIRYAANDDVFGKINVSAFQGTSCNVYNQGCGGGYVFLALKFGQEHGFRTEECVQEYTREAHHRSSPLSPSLQTCHDLGGQLGTSAYGCRAPPARSSLPESCSVSIKVASWQYVGGVYGGCSEDAMLRTLWEHGPMAASIEPTVAFTVYRKGVFKSAYNSLVQKGENWVWEKVDHAVVVVGWGWARHGDKWLPYWKVRNSWGARWGEGGYARVIRGVNEMAIERVAVVGEVSLFRDGKHIPPTPAKEPTTSQLAANSSTEPSGNREFSVETLPTLRGVTVMRAARTHQPSEDDREAGESESEAASEQAGAPEDADESRIDAKFAAPQPSFLSQSVKRHRT from the exons ATGTCACCTGCGGGGCATCTCGTCGCGACGGGGACAGCCCAGCACGGCACTTCCGTGGGCCACTCGAGACTCCCTCGcgcgtcctttctcgccgcgttGCTGCTCGTTTGCCGTGCGCTCGGCCTCCCCTTCTGGACAAAGTTCGTAGAGCCTGTGCGAGGAGACTTACCCGCTCACTGCCTCGTCCGACATGTTTTAGGAGAATGGGAGATCCAAGAGGGACTCTGGCTGCCGTGCAAAGGCGAACTTACGGCAGCGGCGGCCCAGCTGCACGACCCATACTGCGGATACGGCGTCCCAGATAAGATCGACGCTCACG ATCCCATGACCCCTCCCAACATTTCGCCGAGTTTCCATCTGCTTCGGACCTCGCGGTTCACGCTTCACCCCGATTTCCGAGTGGACTTTGACGACGGATCCACAGGGGTTTGGACGCTCGTGTACGACGAGGGACTCCACTTTGAGGTGACAACTCCTCAAAGCCGGCGCTTCTTTGCGTTCTTCAAATACGAAGTTGCTCCGGATGGCCGAAACCTAGCGTGGAGCTACTGCCACACGACTCTCGTCGGGTGGTGGGATCGGGTTCCACAGGGAGACGCGGTTCGTCAGTCTTTGGAGCCGACACCGCCAGCTTACG ACGTCCCCGAGCTGGTGGTCCCCGAGACACCCGCTGACCAGCTGCTGCACTCGCTCAAGCGCGGCTGCTGGTGGGGCCGCAAAGTGGGAGAAGATCTCTCGGTGCCGACGAACGAAGTTCCCAAAGAGCGCCGCACGCCTTTGGATGTTCCGATTTGGCCTACTTCGCTTCCCCCGGATATCCAGTCGGTCGCTGCGGTAGTGCGGAAAAGCCTGTCAACCG ATGCCCCGTGGGAGCCCGTGGAAGACGACTACATCGAAATCCGAGGACGGAAGTTGCGGTCGATACAGGAAGTCTGGGAGAATGCAGGGAACCAACCGCTGCTGATGTCCAGGCAGCATATagaggggaggcgagcgacagTCAAAGCCAGTTTGCCCCTCCACGTTCTCTCCGGGGTCCAGCCCTTTGGAAGCCCCGCCGGGTCCGAGCCTCCCTGGCGAACGATTCGAGAATTTGACTGGTCAAACGAAGAACATGTCGCTCTACGG ATaggaaggcggcgctcgGTGGTGCCGGACGCGCCGAACCAAGGACGCTGCGGCTCGTGCTACGCGATCTCGACGGGCACCGTGCTCACTTCTCG ATTGTGGATTCGATACGCGGCGAACGATGACGTGTTCGGCAAGATTAACGTCAGTGCTTTTCAG GGAACCAGCTGCAACGTGTATAACCAAGGTTGCGGCGGCGGCTACGTTTTTCTGGCGCTGAAATTCGGCCAAGAGCACGGTTTCCGCACAGAAGAGTGCGTGCAAGAGTACACGAGAGAA GCGCACCACCGCAGCAgtcccctctcgccctccttgCAGACTTGCCACGACCTCGGCGGCCAGCTCGGCACGTCAGCGTACGGCTGTCGAGCTCCGCCGGCGCGGTCGTCTTTGCCGGAGTCCTGCAGTGTCTCCATCAAAGTCGCTTCGTGGCAGTACGTTGGAGGCGTTTACGGAGGCTGCTCGGAAGATGCCATGCTGCGAACGCTCTGGGAGCACGGGCCGATGGCTGCGTCCATCGAGCCGACAG TCGCCTTCACCGTCTACAGGAAGGGCGTTTTCAAGTCGGCGTACAACAGCCTCGtccagaaaggagaaaattGGGTGTGGGAGAAG GTGGACCACGCAGTGGTAGTCGTCGGCTGGGGCTGGGCGCGACACGGAGACAAATGGTTGCCTTACTGGAAAGTGAGAAACTCGTGGGGAGCGAGGTGGGGAGAGGGCGGCTACGCCAGAGTGATTCGGGGCGTCAACGAGATGGCTATCGAACGCGTTGCGGTGGTAGGGGAAGTTTCCCTTTTCCGGGATGGCAAACACATTCCCCCGACGCCAGCTAAGGAGCCCACCACATCGCAGCTTGCGGCAAATTCCTCAACAGAGCCGTCAGGAAACCGCGAGTTCTCCGTTGAAACACTCCCTACTCTACGCGGAGTAACGGTGATGCGCGCCGCCCGGACTCACCAACCCTCTGAAGACGACCGAGAGGCTGGAGAGTCGGAGTCTGAAGCCGCCTCAGAGCAGGCAGGCGCTCCGGAGGATGCGGATGAATCCCGCATTGACGCGAAGTTTGCAGCGCCACAaccgtctttcctttcccagTCAGTCAAGCGTCACAGGACTTAG